The Impatiens glandulifera chromosome 8, dImpGla2.1, whole genome shotgun sequence genome includes a window with the following:
- the LOC124913132 gene encoding agamous-like MADS-box protein AGL62: MKNAPSNSISNKMSKGRQRIPIDQRREKDEDCWNTFSKRRNGLYKKISDLSIDCGLDFIAMMFSPSGKLYSFTSPNMESIAMRLLNNQKLHNRDENDLLMEASYRSTLDELTRQFIEVSNLLDQEKEREKRIDTMVKARQMWSIIDTPISDLSDDQVNILKDSLNKIQDCVKERINQLNSN, encoded by the coding sequence ATGAAGAATGCTCCTAGCAACTCGATATCCAACAAGATGTCCAAAGGCCGTCAAAGAATCCCCATTGACCAACGTCGGGAGAAGGATGAAGATTGTTGGAACACATTTTCTAAACGTCGTAATGGATTGTACAAAAAGATCAGTGACCTAAGCATTGATTGTGGTCTCGATTTTATTGCCATGATGTTCTCCCCATCCGGGAAGCTCTACTCTTTCACTTCCCCAAACATGGAGTCGATTGCAATGAGACTTCTCAACAATCAAAAACTTCACAATAGAGATGAAAATGATTTACTTATGGAGGCCTCTTATAGATCAACATTGGATGAACTAACTCGTCAGTTTATCGAGGTGAGCAATCTTTTGGATCAAGAGAAGGAGAGGGAAAAAAGAATAGACACAATGGTTAAGGCACGCCAAATGTGGTCGATTATCGACACTCCTATTTCAGATCTTAGTGATGAtcaagttaacattttgaaagATTCACTAAATAAAATTCAGGATTGTGTGAAGGAAAGAATCAACCAACTCAACT